From Halostella salina, one genomic window encodes:
- a CDS encoding alpha/beta hydrolase, translating into MHADEIDPQAKAAVERQALIPLPHSRRGLKLLRQFSRAMMWVRNRNPPSVGATVDGTIPGPAGDLDARLYVPDADGPFPTVVFFHGGGFVLGSIATHDWLCRHLTRESGCAVLSVDYRLAPEHPFPAAVEDAYAAVEWAAANPDSVAGDGRLAVAGDSAGGALAAVTALMAAERDGPAIDHQTLLYPGVGVEPDQPSVREHSGIVLDEADLDWFRECYYESEIHERNPYADPTNAGDVAGVAPATVVTAGFDPFRDGGKAYADQLAGDGVDVRYENYEAMVHGFLTLRGVDRTHDAIAEIGGELGDVLSGE; encoded by the coding sequence ATGCACGCAGACGAGATCGATCCGCAGGCGAAGGCCGCGGTCGAGCGACAGGCCCTGATACCGCTGCCCCACAGCCGCCGCGGGCTGAAGCTGCTCCGGCAGTTCTCCCGGGCGATGATGTGGGTCCGGAACCGCAACCCGCCGAGCGTCGGCGCGACCGTCGACGGGACGATCCCCGGGCCAGCCGGGGATCTGGACGCCCGGCTCTACGTGCCCGACGCCGACGGCCCGTTCCCGACGGTCGTCTTCTTCCACGGGGGCGGGTTCGTGCTGGGGAGCATCGCGACACACGACTGGCTCTGCCGGCACCTCACCCGGGAGAGCGGCTGTGCCGTCCTCTCCGTCGACTACCGGCTCGCCCCGGAACACCCCTTCCCCGCGGCGGTCGAGGACGCCTACGCCGCCGTCGAGTGGGCGGCCGCGAACCCCGACTCGGTCGCGGGCGACGGCCGGCTCGCGGTGGCGGGCGACTCCGCCGGCGGGGCGCTGGCCGCCGTCACCGCGCTCATGGCCGCCGAGCGCGACGGGCCCGCGATCGACCACCAGACGCTGCTCTACCCGGGCGTCGGCGTCGAGCCGGACCAGCCCTCCGTTCGGGAGCACAGCGGTATCGTCCTCGACGAGGCCGATCTGGACTGGTTCCGGGAGTGTTACTACGAAAGCGAGATCCACGAGCGCAACCCCTACGCGGACCCGACGAACGCCGGCGACGTCGCCGGCGTCGCCCCCGCGACGGTCGTCACCGCCGGGTTCGACCCGTTCCGGGACGGCGGGAAAGCCTACGCCGACCAGCTCGCCGGCGACGGCGTCGACGTGCGCTACGAGAACTACGAGGCCATGGTCCACGGGTTCCTGACGCTCCGCGGCGTGGACCGCACCCACGACGCCATCGCCGAGATCGGCGGCGAACTCGGCGACGTGCTCAGCGGCGAGTGA
- a CDS encoding antibiotic ABC transporter permease encodes MSETTDAVAVDATETVRRMSRTLRETLAYSRARNYVGWDYCDGLSSRLLRALPVDNKWVNLAFQETIKRAPVNVRPLFLVERRRNFMSTGLFAAANLAVDRLAAGDFPETDPSVDYAGEARHLVDWLLDNQSTGYRGFCGGHKHRIQTLDTLSHPADPSVVSTAPPVRALLAASTLDREYATVARTAADFVVEDLRYREVDDGAVIDYHTNDADEYYTINAGAIGARLLVDLYDHFGDADLRDRATAILDHVAALQTDRGGWHYRDPPEASHLSMDNFHNGFVVESFLRYEDAVGDRYADTVDDALAFYRTMFEDSGAPRWDESSAYPRDVHAAAQGILTFTYAGEHDLARRIFDWVHEELYAGDGRFRFRKGRVVSKRYTLMRWCQAWMAYAMAEHLRVVAGVDLPGLPSPAVADSDR; translated from the coding sequence ATGAGCGAGACGACCGACGCCGTGGCGGTCGACGCGACGGAGACCGTCCGCCGGATGAGTCGCACCCTGCGCGAGACGCTGGCGTACTCCCGGGCGCGCAACTACGTCGGCTGGGACTACTGCGACGGCCTGAGCAGCCGCCTGCTGCGGGCGCTCCCCGTCGACAACAAGTGGGTGAACCTCGCCTTCCAGGAGACGATCAAGCGCGCCCCGGTCAACGTCCGCCCGCTGTTTCTCGTCGAGCGCCGCCGCAACTTCATGAGTACGGGGCTGTTCGCGGCCGCCAACCTCGCCGTCGACCGCCTCGCGGCAGGGGACTTCCCCGAAACCGACCCGAGCGTCGACTACGCCGGCGAGGCGCGACATCTCGTCGACTGGCTGCTGGACAACCAGTCGACCGGCTACCGCGGGTTCTGCGGCGGCCACAAGCACCGGATCCAGACGCTCGACACGCTCAGTCACCCGGCGGACCCCTCGGTCGTCTCGACGGCCCCACCGGTCCGCGCGCTGCTCGCCGCGTCGACGCTGGACCGGGAGTACGCGACCGTGGCCCGCACCGCCGCCGACTTCGTCGTCGAGGACCTGCGCTACCGCGAGGTCGACGACGGCGCGGTCATCGACTACCACACGAACGACGCCGACGAGTACTACACCATCAACGCCGGGGCCATCGGCGCGCGCCTGCTGGTCGACCTCTACGACCACTTCGGCGACGCCGACCTGCGCGACCGCGCGACGGCGATCCTCGACCACGTCGCCGCGCTCCAGACCGACCGCGGCGGCTGGCACTACCGCGACCCGCCCGAGGCGTCGCATCTGTCGATGGACAACTTCCACAACGGCTTCGTCGTCGAGTCGTTCCTCCGCTACGAGGACGCCGTCGGGGACCGGTACGCCGACACCGTCGACGACGCGCTCGCGTTCTACCGGACCATGTTCGAGGACTCGGGCGCGCCGCGCTGGGACGAGTCGTCGGCGTACCCCCGCGACGTTCACGCCGCCGCGCAGGGCATCCTGACGTTCACCTACGCCGGCGAGCACGACCTCGCCCGCCGGATCTTCGACTGGGTGCACGAGGAGCTGTACGCCGGCGACGGTCGGTTTCGGTTCCGCAAGGGTCGGGTCGTCTCGAAGCGGTACACGCTCATGCGCTGGTGTCAGGCGTGGATGGCCTACGCGATGGCCGAACACCTCCGCGTCGTGGCGGGCGTCGACCTGCCGGGACTCCCGTCGCCGGCGGTGGCCGACAGCGACCGCTGA
- a CDS encoding beta clamp domain-containing protein → MSRAVDADDRTDDLAADADEDPAVSILTNGDPIRSLTELLDPVADEFRVRFDEDGIHTRAVDPANVALVDLTAHAQGFDRFDVHEPTTFGLSLPAFENAVTWARKRGGDGDPVAIDVFDDPARMRVRVTRPDQEITRVTEWFGVDPDMLREDPHIPTDLTLPCRADPSVKAFNQGIKAVESNHDHAFVTRDDSTFVLGSQAGGDTTPSDDEDGRTDPEDAVMFANCAWAETDDVEPFSTVFSLDYLTDIATGIKRGKADRLLVKWGDEFPAKFEIEHDDWGFEATYMLAPRIKKDDQEGSA, encoded by the coding sequence ATGAGCCGCGCCGTCGACGCCGACGACCGGACCGACGACCTCGCCGCCGACGCCGACGAGGATCCCGCCGTCAGCATCCTCACGAACGGCGACCCCATCCGGTCGCTGACCGAACTGCTCGACCCCGTCGCCGACGAGTTCCGAGTGCGGTTCGACGAGGACGGCATCCACACGCGGGCCGTCGACCCGGCCAACGTCGCGCTGGTCGACCTGACCGCCCACGCCCAGGGCTTCGACCGGTTCGATGTCCACGAACCCACGACGTTCGGCCTGTCGCTCCCGGCCTTCGAGAACGCCGTGACGTGGGCGCGCAAGCGCGGCGGCGACGGCGACCCCGTCGCCATCGACGTGTTCGACGACCCGGCCCGCATGCGTGTCCGGGTGACTCGCCCCGACCAGGAGATCACCCGCGTCACGGAGTGGTTCGGCGTCGACCCCGACATGCTCCGGGAGGATCCCCACATCCCGACGGATCTCACGCTCCCCTGCCGCGCGGACCCGAGCGTGAAGGCGTTCAACCAGGGCATCAAGGCCGTCGAGAGCAACCACGACCACGCCTTTGTCACCCGCGACGACTCGACGTTCGTACTCGGGAGTCAGGCGGGCGGCGATACGACGCCCTCCGACGACGAGGACGGGCGGACCGACCCCGAGGACGCCGTGATGTTCGCCAACTGCGCGTGGGCCGAGACCGACGACGTGGAACCGTTCTCGACGGTGTTCAGCCTCGACTACCTGACGGACATCGCAACCGGCATCAAGCGCGGGAAGGCCGACCGGCTCCTCGTGAAGTGGGGCGACGAGTTCCCCGCGAAGTTCGAGATCGAACACGACGACTGGGGGTTCGAGGCGACGTACATGCTCGCCCCGCGAATCAAGAAGGACGACCAGGAGGGATCTGCGTGA
- a CDS encoding DNA methyltransferase: MVKRSSTPGGKLDTNQMYLVDLSRVVSAADSQNEVLEKTRGVWDGIYDRMEPTETLWVVAPNDYRDGRFWPISMAVSDYARQESSLTLKNTITVHQWNERGADMESAYDEILLLVKDKRQYQFHKDEIRVAHVYEGNEWGGERKEGNSAYHDTEVRRYNPDGKDPGNVWLEENRTLTNNQEVDETASIPLEEAIRRCVLVGSTEGETVHTLWVNDFESVITGENRQVNQLEPEEVQVIQND, from the coding sequence ATGGTGAAACGGTCAAGTACCCCAGGTGGTAAACTGGATACCAATCAAATGTATCTCGTCGATTTGAGCCGGGTGGTATCTGCAGCCGACTCACAGAACGAGGTTCTTGAGAAGACGCGGGGGGTCTGGGATGGGATCTATGATCGAATGGAGCCGACTGAAACACTGTGGGTCGTTGCTCCAAATGACTACCGCGATGGACGTTTCTGGCCAATTTCGATGGCAGTATCGGATTATGCCCGGCAAGAAAGCTCTCTTACCCTGAAGAACACGATCACGGTCCATCAGTGGAACGAACGCGGCGCCGACATGGAATCGGCGTACGATGAGATCCTGCTTTTGGTTAAAGACAAGAGGCAGTATCAGTTCCACAAGGACGAAATCCGAGTTGCCCACGTGTACGAGGGGAACGAATGGGGCGGTGAGCGAAAAGAGGGAAATAGCGCCTACCATGATACGGAGGTTCGACGTTATAATCCCGACGGGAAGGATCCGGGGAACGTATGGCTGGAGGAGAACCGAACTTTGACTAACAACCAAGAGGTCGACGAAACCGCGTCGATCCCATTGGAAGAAGCTATTCGTCGATGTGTACTCGTGGGCTCCACTGAGGGTGAGACTGTTCATACCCTCTGGGTGAATGACTTTGAGAGCGTTATCACGGGGGAGAACCGGCAGGTCAACCAGCTCGAACCGGAGGAGGTTCAGGTGATACAAAATGACTGA
- a CDS encoding tyrosine-type recombinase/integrase yields MGVGSVTDDLEPITPEAALEYYLDDRRYDLADSTYRSHEARLRSFIEWLEDQGIHNMNDVDLRTLHSYRVYKREDNGEDDPCNAVTMQGQMSTIRKFMERCVDLHAVPESLPDRIRLPTVRAEDQSDDTKLEPEQAQATLDFLRQYRYASKVHVTLLLMWRTAARRGGIRALDVGDFDADENALCFRHRPEEGTPLKNGPSGERDVAIHEHTAAVLADYIQSPNRDQVTDEHGRRPLITTTHGRPSLSTIQNWVYRITRPCVIGDPCPHDRDPETCKAMDNDFASTCPSSLSPHPVRTGSITAHRDKGTPRQVVSDRGDVSEEILEKHYDKASKRQRMRRRQEHIPEDL; encoded by the coding sequence ATGGGGGTCGGAAGCGTGACCGACGACCTCGAACCCATCACGCCGGAGGCCGCGCTGGAGTACTATCTCGACGACCGCCGGTACGACCTCGCCGACTCGACGTACCGGAGCCACGAGGCCCGGCTGCGTTCGTTCATCGAGTGGCTGGAGGACCAGGGCATCCACAACATGAACGACGTGGACCTGCGGACGCTCCACTCCTACCGCGTGTACAAGCGGGAGGACAACGGGGAGGACGACCCCTGCAACGCGGTCACGATGCAGGGGCAGATGTCCACGATACGGAAGTTCATGGAGCGGTGCGTCGACCTGCACGCGGTTCCCGAGAGCCTCCCCGACCGCATCCGGCTCCCGACGGTCCGGGCGGAGGACCAGAGCGACGACACCAAGCTCGAACCCGAGCAGGCGCAGGCGACGCTTGACTTCCTCCGGCAGTACCGGTACGCGTCGAAGGTCCACGTTACCCTGCTCCTGATGTGGCGAACCGCGGCGCGGCGGGGCGGCATCCGCGCGCTCGACGTGGGCGACTTCGACGCCGACGAGAACGCGCTGTGCTTCCGCCACCGCCCCGAGGAGGGAACGCCGCTGAAGAACGGGCCGAGCGGCGAGCGCGACGTGGCGATCCACGAGCACACCGCCGCCGTGCTGGCGGACTACATCCAGAGTCCGAACCGCGACCAGGTGACCGACGAACACGGGCGGCGGCCGCTCATCACGACCACCCACGGCCGCCCGTCGCTCTCGACGATACAGAACTGGGTCTATCGCATCACTCGCCCGTGCGTCATCGGGGACCCGTGCCCCCACGACCGCGACCCGGAGACGTGCAAGGCGATGGACAACGACTTCGCCAGTACGTGCCCGTCGTCGCTGTCTCCACATCCGGTCCGGACGGGGTCGATCACTGCCCACCGCGACAAGGGAACGCCCCGGCAGGTGGTGAGCGACCGCGGCGACGTGAGCGAGGAGATCTTGGAAAAGCACTACGACAAGGCGTCGAAGCGCCAGCGGATGCGCCGGCGTCAGGAACACATCCCGGAGGACCTGTAA
- a CDS encoding winged helix-turn-helix domain-containing protein, with the protein MTTRHAATWMCPLDERTLEILRNEDMASPSYIAREVSLYASTGRVRERCIMLVRAELAAPVSKNWGHYEITTKGEEFLDGELDARGLPRPQVALL; encoded by the coding sequence ATGACCACACGACACGCCGCTACCTGGATGTGCCCCCTCGATGAGCGCACGCTTGAAATCCTCCGCAATGAAGACATGGCGTCGCCCTCCTACATCGCTCGCGAAGTCTCGTTATACGCGTCGACGGGACGGGTGAGAGAACGATGTATCATGCTGGTACGGGCCGAACTCGCCGCGCCGGTTAGCAAGAACTGGGGACACTACGAGATCACGACGAAGGGCGAGGAGTTCCTTGATGGCGAGCTGGATGCACGTGGGCTGCCGCGCCCGCAGGTCGCGTTGCTGTAG
- a CDS encoding DNA adenine methylase yields the protein MTLSAFPYIGGKTRLADWITDHLPPHTTYVEPFGGSGAVLLNKPRSKVEVFNDKDDDVVTFFRVVRQRPEELADWCRMTPFSEQLHGEWADQFFGGDRPDDELKHAGRWLFLRYSQYASKVSGKSGFKRESPNYETGSKNARNWANVPVRIDQVADRFRGVSVVNEDYQRIIERYDSDETVYYLDPPYFGNEDLYREAADHAALEQTLRDIDGYAIVSYSEIPPGLYEDWHTVERTTHHSAAGNGKEAEERLLMNFDPETVEPWVPAQQTAASEWGSEA from the coding sequence GTGACGCTGAGCGCGTTCCCCTACATCGGCGGTAAGACCCGATTGGCGGACTGGATTACCGACCACTTGCCGCCGCACACTACATACGTCGAACCGTTCGGCGGCTCCGGGGCGGTGCTGCTGAACAAGCCCCGAAGCAAAGTCGAGGTGTTCAACGACAAGGATGACGACGTGGTGACGTTCTTCCGGGTTGTACGCCAGCGCCCGGAGGAGCTGGCCGACTGGTGCCGGATGACGCCGTTCTCCGAACAGCTCCACGGTGAGTGGGCTGATCAGTTCTTCGGCGGTGACCGCCCTGACGACGAACTCAAGCACGCCGGGCGGTGGCTGTTCCTCCGCTACAGCCAGTACGCTTCGAAGGTATCGGGGAAGAGCGGCTTCAAGCGTGAGAGTCCAAACTACGAGACTGGCAGTAAGAACGCACGAAATTGGGCCAACGTCCCTGTCCGGATTGACCAGGTAGCCGACCGCTTCCGCGGCGTCTCCGTGGTCAACGAGGACTATCAGAGGATCATCGAACGGTACGACTCCGACGAGACGGTGTACTACCTTGACCCTCCGTACTTCGGGAACGAAGATCTCTATCGGGAGGCTGCGGATCACGCTGCCCTCGAGCAGACGCTCCGGGACATCGACGGCTACGCAATCGTCAGTTACTCCGAGATCCCGCCGGGGCTGTACGAGGACTGGCACACCGTCGAGAGGACGACCCACCACTCCGCTGCGGGCAACGGCAAGGAGGCCGAGGAGCGGCTCCTGATGAACTTCGACCCGGAGACGGTCGAACCGTGGGTACCAGCACAGCAGACGGCGGCGAGTGAATGGGGGTCGGAAGCGTGA
- a CDS encoding PhiH1 repressor — translation MRHSGTWMTVWDDRILEYIRETEGESASVGELANSDIIHVSNSHVSRRCRKLAEKGLLLPLGNGVYGMTDEGEAYLDGEYNAEEEAYINGNGENNGPTASETGDI, via the coding sequence ATGCGACATTCCGGGACGTGGATGACAGTATGGGATGACCGTATATTGGAGTATATCCGCGAGACAGAAGGTGAATCCGCCTCTGTGGGGGAATTAGCCAATAGCGATATTATCCACGTCTCCAACTCGCACGTATCTCGACGGTGCCGAAAACTCGCAGAGAAGGGTCTACTTCTCCCCCTCGGAAATGGAGTGTACGGAATGACTGACGAAGGCGAGGCGTACCTCGACGGCGAGTACAATGCAGAGGAGGAAGCCTACATCAACGGCAACGGCGAGAATAACGGGCCAACAGCATCCGAAACTGGCGATATCTAA
- a CDS encoding DNA-methyltransferase — protein MTDLDSFDNLEVHWESSEDMSAVDDGSVQSVITSPPYWDLKDYGHEDQIGTSDESYEKYHDRMEAVWSECYDVLSDDGTMWIVVDTVMERGDLQLLPYHIAQRAEDIGFVLQDFVTWYKPTAIAGMTDRNVVNKKEYVVYLSKNRDHKFREDGVENGLEDPAISEEHRLGNVWRHPVKRGSVGQNVLHKAPYPASLINRIVEISTDPGDTVLDPFFGSGTTAASALGLDRACIGYELNEEFESVIAERLASLQQRSLTEF, from the coding sequence ATGACTGATCTGGATTCTTTCGACAATCTGGAAGTCCACTGGGAGTCGAGCGAGGACATGAGTGCAGTTGACGACGGAAGCGTTCAATCGGTCATCACATCACCGCCGTACTGGGATCTGAAGGACTACGGGCACGAAGATCAAATCGGGACCTCCGACGAGTCTTACGAGAAATACCACGACCGAATGGAAGCGGTCTGGAGTGAGTGTTATGACGTACTCTCCGACGACGGGACCATGTGGATCGTCGTTGATACAGTAATGGAACGTGGGGATCTCCAGCTCCTTCCATACCACATCGCTCAGCGAGCAGAAGATATCGGATTCGTCCTACAGGATTTCGTCACCTGGTACAAGCCCACCGCCATCGCGGGGATGACGGATCGGAACGTCGTCAACAAGAAAGAGTACGTCGTTTATCTCTCGAAGAACCGGGATCACAAGTTCAGAGAAGACGGGGTAGAAAATGGGCTTGAAGACCCGGCCATATCGGAAGAGCACCGACTCGGGAACGTATGGCGACATCCCGTGAAACGCGGTTCAGTGGGTCAGAATGTTCTTCACAAGGCGCCGTATCCTGCTTCCCTGATCAACCGTATCGTCGAAATTTCCACAGATCCAGGTGACACTGTCCTCGATCCGTTCTTCGGTAGTGGCACTACTGCCGCTTCCGCACTTGGCCTTGACCGCGCCTGTATCGGATACGAGTTGAACGAGGAGTTCGAGTCGGTGATAGCTGAGCGGCTCGCCTCTTTACAGCAGCGATCACTCACCGAATTCTAA
- a CDS encoding carboxylate--amine ligase, producing MGERPPRVMVLDGDFDNAIQVATELSTDLNATVVGVGTSPDSRLLRSTHCDIAETVATTGDGYPTELLTAADRHRPDVVVPVGYRSVTAMDEVREQLPDGVACCLPPSDSLAAAVDKRRTLALADDLGIDTPADFSATLADAERTPAAVRDLPFPLFLKAGHESGENVTAVVEEPREFWPTYEDLDAESDDVLVQEYVGGSTTYACGALFLDGAVRTLFEHEERRSIPRQGGSGTRVGVFRDPELEAAAIRLLRELDWHGFALVEFKRRDDGSYALMEVNPKLWASYALASQAGYRFVSTMVAALLGLDWRPPTPDQRREMVFPLRELDFARRDSDGSVPRAALSMLWPPARPDFNLHDYRAWFTPPADGTDPDDGSTEADPDDESTERAANIRGRVEPLLARLDPREGR from the coding sequence ATGGGCGAGCGACCACCCCGTGTGATGGTGCTCGACGGCGACTTCGACAACGCGATCCAGGTCGCGACGGAGCTGTCGACCGACCTGAACGCCACCGTCGTCGGCGTCGGCACGTCGCCGGACAGCAGGCTGTTGCGCTCGACGCACTGCGACATCGCGGAGACGGTCGCCACGACCGGCGACGGGTACCCGACCGAACTCCTGACGGCCGCCGACCGGCACCGCCCCGACGTGGTGGTTCCGGTCGGCTACCGGTCGGTCACGGCGATGGACGAGGTCCGCGAGCAGCTCCCCGACGGCGTCGCGTGCTGTCTGCCGCCGTCCGACTCGCTCGCGGCCGCCGTCGACAAGCGGCGGACGCTCGCGCTCGCCGACGACCTCGGGATCGACACGCCCGCGGACTTCTCCGCGACGCTCGCCGACGCCGAGCGCACGCCCGCCGCGGTTCGGGACCTGCCGTTCCCCCTCTTTCTCAAGGCCGGACACGAGTCCGGCGAGAACGTGACGGCCGTCGTCGAGGAGCCACGCGAGTTCTGGCCGACGTACGAGGATCTGGACGCCGAGAGCGACGACGTGCTCGTCCAGGAGTACGTCGGCGGGTCGACCACGTACGCCTGCGGCGCGCTGTTTCTCGATGGCGCGGTCCGGACGCTGTTCGAACACGAGGAGCGCCGCTCGATCCCCCGGCAGGGCGGAAGCGGCACGCGGGTCGGGGTGTTCCGCGACCCCGAACTGGAGGCGGCCGCGATCCGCCTCCTCCGGGAACTGGACTGGCACGGGTTCGCCCTCGTGGAGTTCAAGCGCCGGGACGACGGCTCGTACGCCCTGATGGAGGTCAACCCGAAGCTGTGGGCCTCCTACGCCCTCGCGAGCCAGGCCGGCTACCGGTTCGTCTCGACAATGGTCGCGGCGCTGCTCGGCCTCGACTGGCGGCCGCCGACGCCCGACCAGCGCCGCGAAATGGTGTTTCCGCTCCGGGAGCTGGACTTCGCGCGCCGCGATTCCGATGGGTCCGTCCCGCGGGCCGCGCTGTCGATGCTGTGGCCGCCCGCGCGACCCGATTTCAATCTCCACGACTATCGGGCATGGTTCACGCCGCCCGCCGACGGGACGGACCCGGACGACGGGTCGACGGAGGCGGACCCCGATGACGAGTCGACGGAGAGGGCCGCTAACATCCGGGGGCGCGTCGAACCGCTGCTGGCTCGCCTCGACCCGCGGGAGGGACGATGA